A stretch of the Aphis gossypii isolate Hap1 chromosome 2, ASM2018417v2, whole genome shotgun sequence genome encodes the following:
- the LOC114119454 gene encoding NADH dehydrogenase [ubiquinone] 1 alpha subcomplex subunit 13, whose product MATAERVKQDMPPKGGYRKINFARVFPKPFASSRALVGTYIVCTGVGWYFYLLNDRLVDKYQVESRSSIIALTPLLDAEADREYLKQLRRNRDAEEKLMENVKGWKTGTLYGEPVYKTVGKDKLIEPGLNEYYAHAPDKVLFDRAYWHKYL is encoded by the exons ATGGCTACTGCTGAGCGGGTAAAACAAGATATGCCTCCCAAAGGTGGCTACCGGAAGATTAATTTTGCTCGAGTGTTTCCTAAACCATTTGCCAGta gtAGAGCATTGGTTGGTACGTATATAGTTTGCACTGGGGTTGGTTGGTACTTTTACCTTTTAAATGATCGACTTGTTGACAAATATCAAGTCGAATCACGCAGTTCAATTATTGCTCTAACACCACTATTAGATGCCGAAGCTGACAGAGA ATATCTAAAACAATTAAGAAGAAATCGTGATgctgaagaaaaattaatggaAAATGTCAAAGGATGGAAAACCGGTACTTTATATGGTGAGCCTGTATACAAGACAGTTGGTAAAGATAAACTCATTGAACCTGGCTTGAATGAATATTATGCACATGCTCCTGACAAAGTTTTGTTTGACCGAGCCTACtggcataaatatttataa
- the LOC114119453 gene encoding uncharacterized protein LOC114119453, with amino-acid sequence MTLLKTFWTPIVVYPDVKTGCKFVAAYTIAISIFLMALLVHMQNGGESTQMYNPFFEANLRELNYYVVYTLIFFAYMVGSSLLLLKGLNNNLRGFLLPWLIGMGFVVIFLLVWSIWLLYGYYIYIHIICAAVIYWIVAAMQFYCWLCVYTQYKVIYEMQSPNIELLIF; translated from the exons atgactttattaaaaacattttggacGCCTATTGTTGTATATCCAGATGTGAAAACTGGTTGTAAATTTGTAGCAGCATACACAATC gcgATATCAATTTTCTTGATGGCACTTCTTGTTCATATGCAAAATGGAGGTGAATCAACACAAATGTATAATCCTTTTTTTGAAGCTAATCTACGtg aacttaattattatgtggtgtacactttaatatttttcgccTATATGGTGGGTTCATCTCTATTGTTGCTGAAGGGTTTAAATAACAATCTCCGAGGTTTCCTATTACCATGGCTAATTGGTATGGGATtcgttgtaatatttttgctGGTTTGGTCCATTTGGCTGCTATATGgatactatatttat attcacATAATATGTGCTGCTGTGATTTATTGGATTGTGGCTGCTATGCAA ttttattgctGGTTATGTGTTTACACTCAGTACAAAGTGATCTACGAAATGCAATCACCAAACATTGAgcttcttatattttaa